A region from the Flavobacteriales bacterium genome encodes:
- the rnr gene encoding ribonuclease R, whose protein sequence is MPKTKKNEPAQDLLSQTVLAAVRQSGSAGITAQQLALKTNIKDRSKLYLLYEAIDELLGSGKIKSGKKGRYHASMLVAEKHPGKAGAHHAERTDARREDPSTVEGVLDIVGNGSGYLRLENMDEDLFVHASNLGLALTGDTVRAKVVQRRGRKPEAKVLEVLKRKRTTFVGTVHRDKGRWYVRPDDQKLNRVFTLRDSDRNGAIEGEKVVLTLGDWRDQREQPPGVVDRVLGKAGEHETEIHAILAEFGLPYDFPDHVEREAGTIKNGVTPTEIAKRRDVRHITTITIDPEDAKDLDDALSLRKLDNGNWEVGVHIADVSHYVRPGMAIEEEGAARATSVYLVDRVVPMLPEKLSNGLCSLHPGEDKLTFSAIFELNERAHVVNEWFGRTVMHSNRRFAYADAQAIINGGEGEFKNEVLMLHGLAQVLRKDRMANGALEVGGNEVKFKLDEKGRPLGVFEKVMAEANWLIEEFMLLANKRVATYVGSLKKGGIHPFVYRIHDEPDEEKIEQLKSLAKSLGHKLEVRKGEELNHAINRLFEQVKGKEEEKIIKQVTIRSMAKAVYSTDNIGHYGLAFDFYSHFTSPIRRYPDLMVHRALQHYLDGGKPLNKAELEVSCKHSSNQERMAADAERASIRYKQAEFLLARIGQSFDGVISGVTSWGLYVELVENKCEGMISLRDMRGDHFKFVEGAFKVVGARTGKTYRLGDELRVTIRAVDMEKRVVDLVLENEKGALQVHAPSSKGYRKGRR, encoded by the coding sequence ATGCCCAAGACCAAGAAGAACGAGCCCGCCCAAGACCTTCTCTCCCAGACCGTTCTGGCTGCCGTGCGGCAAAGCGGCAGCGCCGGCATCACCGCCCAGCAGCTGGCCCTCAAAACGAACATCAAGGACCGGAGCAAGCTCTATCTGTTGTATGAGGCCATTGACGAGCTCTTGGGGTCGGGCAAGATCAAGAGCGGTAAGAAGGGGCGATATCACGCAAGCATGCTCGTGGCGGAGAAGCACCCGGGCAAGGCGGGCGCCCATCATGCCGAGCGAACGGACGCTCGCCGCGAAGATCCCAGCACGGTGGAGGGTGTTCTGGACATTGTGGGCAATGGCTCCGGCTACCTGAGATTGGAGAACATGGACGAAGACCTGTTCGTCCACGCCAGCAACCTGGGGTTGGCGCTAACGGGCGATACGGTGCGGGCCAAGGTGGTGCAGCGCCGGGGCCGCAAGCCCGAGGCGAAGGTCCTGGAGGTGCTGAAGCGCAAGCGGACCACGTTCGTGGGTACCGTGCACCGCGACAAAGGCCGATGGTACGTGCGCCCGGACGATCAGAAGCTGAACCGTGTGTTCACGCTGCGCGATAGTGATCGAAATGGGGCCATTGAAGGAGAGAAGGTGGTACTCACGCTGGGCGACTGGCGCGACCAACGGGAACAGCCCCCCGGCGTGGTGGACCGGGTGCTGGGCAAGGCGGGCGAGCACGAAACGGAGATACACGCCATCCTGGCCGAGTTCGGGCTGCCCTACGATTTCCCTGACCATGTGGAGCGCGAGGCCGGCACCATCAAGAACGGGGTGACGCCGACCGAGATCGCCAAGCGGCGCGATGTGCGGCACATCACCACGATCACCATAGACCCGGAAGACGCCAAGGACCTGGACGATGCCTTGAGCTTGCGCAAACTGGACAACGGCAACTGGGAGGTGGGCGTGCACATCGCCGATGTGAGCCACTATGTGCGGCCCGGAATGGCCATCGAGGAAGAGGGCGCAGCGCGCGCCACCAGCGTATATCTGGTGGATCGCGTGGTGCCCATGCTGCCCGAGAAGCTCAGCAACGGGCTCTGCTCACTGCACCCTGGCGAGGACAAGCTCACCTTCAGCGCCATCTTCGAACTGAACGAACGCGCACATGTGGTGAACGAGTGGTTCGGACGGACGGTGATGCACAGCAACCGCCGGTTCGCATACGCTGATGCACAAGCCATCATCAATGGCGGTGAGGGTGAATTCAAGAACGAGGTGCTCATGTTGCATGGGCTGGCGCAGGTGCTTCGCAAAGACCGCATGGCCAATGGTGCACTGGAGGTCGGCGGTAATGAAGTGAAGTTCAAGCTCGACGAAAAAGGCCGGCCGTTGGGGGTTTTCGAGAAGGTGATGGCCGAAGCGAACTGGCTCATCGAAGAATTCATGTTGCTGGCCAACAAGCGCGTGGCCACCTACGTGGGCTCTCTGAAGAAGGGCGGCATCCATCCCTTCGTCTATCGCATCCACGACGAACCCGATGAGGAGAAGATCGAGCAGTTGAAGTCCTTGGCGAAGAGCCTCGGCCACAAACTGGAGGTGCGCAAGGGCGAGGAACTGAACCACGCCATCAATCGTCTGTTCGAACAGGTGAAGGGCAAGGAAGAAGAGAAGATCATCAAGCAGGTGACCATCCGCAGCATGGCCAAGGCCGTGTACAGCACGGACAATATCGGGCACTACGGCCTGGCCTTCGATTTCTACTCCCACTTCACCTCCCCCATCCGCCGCTACCCCGACCTGATGGTGCACCGCGCACTGCAGCACTACCTGGACGGCGGAAAACCCCTGAACAAAGCAGAACTGGAGGTGAGCTGCAAGCACAGCAGCAACCAGGAGCGGATGGCCGCCGACGCCGAGCGCGCAAGCATCCGGTACAAGCAGGCCGAGTTCCTGCTGGCCCGCATCGGACAGAGCTTCGATGGTGTGATCAGTGGTGTCACCTCGTGGGGACTGTACGTGGAGCTGGTGGAGAACAAGTGCGAGGGCATGATCTCCTTGCGCGACATGCGCGGCGATCATTTCAAGTTCGTCGAGGGCGCCTTCAAGGTGGTGGGTGCGCGCACGGGCAAGACCTATCGCCTAGGCGATGAACTACGCGTGACCATCCGCGCCGTTGACATGGAGAAGCGTGTGGTGGACCTGGTGCTGGAAAACGAGAAGGGCGCGCTTCAAGTGCACGCCCCTTCTTCAAAAGGCTACCGTAAGGGCCGTCGTTAG
- a CDS encoding response regulator, with amino-acid sequence MAQTSVLVVEDESIVSKDIQHSLKKLGYQVAGAAATGENAVQLAIETQPDIILMDIMLKGDMNGIEAADKIRQETNIPVIFLTAYADESTLNRAKVTQPYGYIIKPFKEIDIHTSIEMALYKHKKETEVLKERDLLFSLVENKETGREFLFVKNNSRLVKLKTADIYFVEALKDYVTINTLNTRYTIHSTMKDIEAKLPESDFVRVHRSFIVRLDKIAAIEQPNVILENDKKIIPIGGSYKDELAKRLNLV; translated from the coding sequence ATGGCGCAAACCAGTGTATTGGTGGTGGAGGACGAGAGCATTGTGAGCAAGGACATCCAGCACAGCTTGAAGAAGCTCGGCTACCAAGTGGCCGGGGCAGCAGCAACGGGCGAGAACGCCGTGCAACTCGCCATCGAAACCCAGCCGGACATCATCCTCATGGACATCATGCTCAAGGGTGATATGAACGGGATCGAAGCCGCCGACAAGATCCGCCAGGAGACGAACATCCCGGTCATCTTCCTCACGGCATATGCGGACGAAAGCACCTTGAACCGGGCGAAGGTGACGCAGCCCTACGGTTACATCATCAAGCCGTTCAAGGAGATCGATATCCACACGTCGATCGAGATGGCGCTCTACAAGCACAAGAAGGAAACCGAGGTGCTGAAAGAGCGCGACCTGCTGTTCAGTTTGGTGGAGAACAAGGAGACGGGCCGCGAGTTCCTCTTCGTGAAGAACAACAGCCGCCTCGTGAAGCTGAAGACGGCCGACATCTATTTCGTTGAGGCGCTGAAGGACTATGTGACCATCAACACGCTCAACACGCGTTACACGATCCACAGCACCATGAAGGACATCGAGGCCAAGCTGCCCGAGAGCGACTTCGTGCGCGTGCACCGTAGCTTCATCGTGCGCCTCGACAAGATCGCGGCCATCGAACAGCCCAACGTGATCCTGGAGAACGACAAAAAGATCATCCCCATTGGAGGTAGCTACAAGGACGAGCTCGCCAAGCGCTTGAACCTCGTCTAA
- a CDS encoding PAS domain S-box protein: MERSADMRTEAPTGEALEQAYLDLKRQYDNLVGKNVAGVYRSTLEGTFLECNDAMAHMLGYKDRAELLVMDTRELYFSEADRRQFVKDLAANGRLINYGLVLKHKSGRPVHVLENVFMGTENEEQATIEGTLVDITAYRNAEVEQRALMENYRQLVEHVSDGIIIVMSGRVRYANPAAERLTIRAALTGEEFIGLIHEGDQPRLRGWLSEVPANGHSPAIEARWMAPDGSARELLLTASTIRYEGAVAIQLNMADRRERDRLEQERLRATIAEEVNHVLRQEIDRHRRTQEELGRSKQFARSLVNSSLDCIIAVDRTATITEFNPAASVKFGYEPHEVLGKHAGMLYAGPEEHARVLRELDAHGAFAGEVRNVDREGNHFVSFLSASRLFAEDGSLLGSMGVSRDITKANKDREKLHHETAKLRALFESGDHMFWTVDREIALTSFNQSYSDMVHRLYGIRPEARTNAFEPRKRFASDAYHRFWEDKYAGAFEGRTMRFETEVKAHDGSLVCNEIFLSPVLAADGTVDEVFGLGHEVTEQVMAERMVRDRSARLKAIFENSANVMIWTLDRDYRLTAFNEHFHHSNLRGLSIDYKVGDPFIDDMKQRVAGGLWKPIVGHYEAAMRGEPQHFEVELDNGRGRMLWVENFLNPIVVDGRVQEVSCIAHGITDRKDAQRKMLENLHEKEVLLKEVHHRVKNNLQIISSILNLQSSYVGGDKRMLELLRDSQDRVRSMSFIHESLYQTKNFSSIDLGSYIDSLARNLMLSYSLSGKVKLNTDVQKVELGLDQAIPCGLILNELLSNALKHAFPGGGEGVIDLRVLLDGSRVSITVADNGVGLPADFHDERSANLGLQLVQTLTEQIDGRIQRKPGKGARWVLTFDRSPATGNQRIGKP, encoded by the coding sequence GTGGAAAGGAGTGCTGATATGCGCACGGAAGCACCGACAGGTGAGGCATTGGAGCAGGCCTATCTTGACCTGAAGCGCCAGTACGACAACTTGGTGGGGAAGAACGTTGCAGGCGTTTACCGCTCCACGCTGGAGGGGACGTTCCTGGAATGCAATGATGCCATGGCCCATATGCTGGGCTACAAGGATCGCGCGGAACTGCTGGTGATGGACACCCGGGAATTGTATTTCAGCGAAGCAGACCGAAGACAGTTCGTCAAGGACCTTGCAGCGAACGGCCGGCTCATCAACTACGGTCTTGTCCTGAAGCACAAGAGCGGACGTCCCGTGCATGTGCTGGAAAACGTTTTCATGGGCACGGAAAACGAAGAACAGGCCACTATTGAAGGGACCTTGGTGGACATCACCGCCTACCGTAACGCAGAAGTGGAGCAACGGGCGTTGATGGAGAATTACCGGCAGTTGGTGGAGCACGTGAGCGATGGCATCATCATCGTGATGTCGGGCAGGGTGCGATATGCCAACCCGGCCGCGGAAAGACTGACCATCCGTGCGGCATTGACCGGAGAGGAATTCATCGGCCTCATCCATGAAGGGGACCAGCCACGGTTGCGTGGTTGGCTGAGCGAAGTGCCGGCCAATGGCCACAGCCCGGCCATCGAAGCCAGATGGATGGCGCCGGATGGATCCGCTCGCGAACTATTGCTCACCGCATCGACGATCCGCTACGAAGGTGCGGTGGCGATCCAATTGAACATGGCGGACCGCCGCGAAAGGGACCGTCTTGAGCAGGAGCGATTGCGTGCCACCATCGCCGAGGAGGTGAACCACGTGTTGCGCCAGGAGATCGATCGCCACAGGCGCACGCAGGAAGAACTGGGACGCTCGAAACAATTCGCACGGAGCCTGGTGAACAGCTCATTGGACTGCATCATTGCCGTGGACCGCACCGCTACGATCACCGAGTTCAATCCGGCGGCCAGTGTGAAATTCGGCTATGAACCGCACGAGGTACTGGGAAAGCACGCAGGCATGCTGTACGCGGGGCCTGAAGAACATGCGCGCGTTTTGCGAGAGTTGGACGCCCACGGAGCCTTCGCTGGCGAAGTGCGCAACGTGGACCGCGAGGGCAACCACTTCGTCTCGTTCCTTTCTGCCAGCAGGTTGTTCGCCGAGGATGGTTCCTTGTTGGGTTCGATGGGCGTGAGCCGCGACATTACCAAGGCCAACAAAGACCGAGAGAAACTCCATCACGAGACCGCCAAGCTGCGAGCGTTGTTCGAAAGCGGGGATCACATGTTCTGGACGGTGGACAGGGAGATCGCGCTCACCAGCTTCAACCAGAGCTATTCGGACATGGTGCACCGGCTTTACGGCATACGCCCCGAGGCGCGGACCAATGCGTTCGAGCCGCGCAAGCGCTTCGCAAGCGATGCCTACCACCGCTTCTGGGAGGACAAATACGCCGGTGCTTTCGAAGGGCGCACCATGCGGTTCGAGACGGAGGTGAAAGCCCATGACGGAAGCTTGGTGTGCAACGAGATCTTCCTGAGCCCCGTGCTTGCCGCGGACGGTACGGTGGACGAGGTGTTCGGCCTTGGCCACGAGGTAACTGAACAAGTGATGGCCGAGCGCATGGTCCGTGATCGATCAGCTCGGCTGAAGGCCATTTTCGAGAACAGCGCCAACGTGATGATCTGGACGCTCGACCGCGACTATAGGCTCACGGCGTTCAACGAGCACTTCCACCATAGCAATCTCCGTGGCTTAAGCATCGACTACAAGGTTGGAGACCCGTTCATTGACGACATGAAACAGCGCGTGGCCGGTGGTCTCTGGAAGCCGATCGTGGGGCACTATGAGGCGGCCATGCGCGGGGAGCCGCAGCATTTCGAAGTGGAGCTGGACAACGGTAGGGGCCGCATGCTCTGGGTGGAGAATTTCCTGAACCCCATTGTGGTGGACGGCAGGGTCCAGGAGGTGAGCTGCATTGCGCACGGCATTACCGACCGCAAGGACGCGCAACGGAAAATGCTGGAGAACCTGCACGAGAAGGAGGTGCTCCTGAAAGAGGTGCACCACCGGGTGAAGAACAACCTGCAGATCATCAGCAGCATCCTCAATCTGCAGAGTTCCTATGTGGGTGGGGACAAACGCATGCTGGAACTCTTGCGCGACAGCCAGGACCGTGTGCGCAGCATGTCCTTCATCCACGAAAGCCTTTACCAGACCAAGAACTTCAGCAGTATCGACCTGGGCAGCTACATCGACAGCCTTGCCCGCAACCTCATGTTGAGCTACAGCCTATCGGGGAAGGTGAAGCTCAACACCGACGTGCAGAAAGTCGAACTCGGCCTTGACCAAGCCATACCCTGCGGGCTCATCCTGAACGAACTGCTCAGCAATGCCCTGAAACACGCCTTTCCGGGCGGGGGAGAGGGCGTCATTGACCTGAGGGTGCTGTTGGACGGGTCCAGGGTTTCCATCACCGTGGCCGACAATGGGGTAGGTCTCCCGGCCGACTTCCACGACGAGCGCAGCGCCAACCTCGGGCTCCAACTGGTGCAAACCCTTACCGAGCAGATCGACGGGCGCATCCAGCGAAAGCCCGGAAAAGGTGCCCGGTGGGTGCTCACCTTCGACCGGAGCCCCGCAACAGGCAACCAACGCATCGGAAAGCCGTAG
- the rpiB gene encoding ribose 5-phosphate isomerase B — MNIAIGNDHAGTVLKNKLVRHLEEMGHHVSDHGYGGADSVDYPDFAHPVAEAVSGGNAQLGVLICGSGNGVNMAANKHHGVRSALAWNEEVARLARTHNDANIVALPARFISDEEAVTILDAFLTAPFEGGRHQRRVAKIEEGTRS; from the coding sequence ATGAACATAGCGATCGGGAACGACCACGCCGGGACCGTTCTGAAGAACAAACTGGTCCGGCATCTGGAGGAAATGGGGCATCACGTGTCGGACCACGGCTACGGAGGGGCCGATAGCGTGGACTACCCCGATTTCGCTCATCCTGTGGCTGAAGCCGTTTCAGGCGGAAATGCACAGTTGGGCGTGTTGATCTGTGGCAGTGGTAACGGTGTGAACATGGCTGCCAACAAGCACCATGGTGTGCGTTCGGCTTTGGCTTGGAACGAAGAAGTGGCAAGGCTGGCACGCACGCACAACGATGCGAACATTGTGGCACTGCCGGCACGGTTCATCTCCGATGAGGAGGCAGTGACGATCCTGGACGCTTTCTTGACGGCTCCTTTCGAGGGTGGCAGGCACCAACGCCGAGTGGCGAAGATCGAGGAAGGAACACGGTCATGA